cataacgggtcagtccaatatgttgttctctaacacacacattcatgcatcgattttgacattccatatcaatgacaactctttatcatcaatcaactacatgttagtctgaATGCATTactgttgtcctatccaacaataatacttgactaaggaccttttaagaataatcatattattctcatgACATTAtgataaaacagtttatttatacacacgtaaaagaaactaaaataataatggtaacgccttatattaataaacatgataaattaaGTATGTTATTataaccatctcatgattgatctttaggcatactctaacaaaacagaagagaatgaaaaaaagaaaaaacaagaaaagttaaaaattttgtattgatcTTCAACGAAAACCCGAATAAagatttttaatcttttttttctgATTATAGACAATtgtgaatgaaaataaaaggaaaaaataaattgttcaaaaaataaaaatatagagactaattttaataaatggaaaacataaaaaaacgatgttaaaaaatagaaaagggaggaaaatataaggagaaacaaaagagaatggaaaataaggaaaaaaagttaaaaaacataaaagaaaaaaattaaattgctcaaaacgaaaaaaaatataggaatcaattgtataattaaacctaaaattttcatttaaaatgatGGTTTAATATGgcacgtcagcttaccgttatactgttaacggcaattaacggcttagtgactaaaatattacaatacgataacgtaagtgactaaaatgtaacattttaaacataagtgactaaaatgtaacctgaggtaaacaaaagtgactattttaatagtttaccctaaaattttttatataaaaataaatttaaaaatataatacatcaaataaatgtttctcaacaaatgaaaaaatttaaaagatatatacttacataacaCAAAGTGCAACTTAATAAGCAAATAAGTTTAGTAATTATATAGTGGATTAAATATTGTGAAATTAGTGAGGAAGCTAAATTTCATAACATAGATCTCTATACtttattcttattttagttTCGAAAGATGTTTACTTTGGAGTGGTTGGAATGGGTTGCATTTTGTTCTACTTTTGATATTTTCTACCATCCAAAATTACAAGATTTTGCTTTCAGGGTATTTTAATGAATgtgaattttgtttttcaagttggaaaataatatattatctaccatttaaattttaaagtatctcaactctattttcttaaaaacttaCTTAATTGTAACAGGAATATATACTAGATatcacataaattattattttaaggttgatttaataatataatctttATCTCACCTACTCTTAAAACTCAAGAGCTTTCGGGTTTTTGGACGAAAGGCCGTCGTAAAAAATAATGGAGTTTTGCCCAACTTGTGGGAACATGTTGCAGTATGAGTTGCCGCATATGGGTCGGCCTTCGAGGTTCTTTTGCCCGACTTGTCCGTACGTTTGTCACCTTGAAAacaaggttttctttttctttttttaattttgacttaATGTGAGTTTTTTCCCGAATGTTGTCAATTTTATATTGTCgattgattttgttttcttgtgTTTTTTTGTTCTAATAGGTTAAAATAAAGAGAAGGCAGCATCttgttaaaaaagaaatagaaccCGTTTTCAACAAAGAAGATATGAAAATGGGCGGGTCTGAGACTGatggtaagttaatatttttattcctGAAGGTGGGTTCTTATTCTtcattgaattttaatgaaGATAATTGTCATTTGGTTCTCGATGTTAGTCAAAAACCATActattattacattattttagcCTTTTGTTTTCCTGGTATTGTTTGTGCTTATTGCCTTTGCGCATTGTCGTTTGAGTCTTTTGTGGttataaattgtgtaatttttggTGTTTGTTTCATTCTAAGGGTGAGTATCTCAATTTAAGTTAAAAGCCTGCTCTTGATGTATTATAAGTATCTACTGAACACTTGGTTGTAGTTATGATTCTTACAACGATATGTCCTTACACTTTCTCATGGGGGATTCTCCAGTAGTTGATGGCCATGTTGCTGGGACTCGAGATAGTTagaattttctatgttttctatGTGTTTGGAGGATATCCTCATATCCGTGTGTGCGACACGGGTACTTGAGTAAAAAACTGAAGAGTCTGAGCAACATAGTTTAATGGAGGTAGCCGGTGGTGCTCAATTAACTGTGGTTTGTTTTTCAGATTTATGCTTTAAAATGCTAAAGAGAGAATTTAATGttagtttttccctttttttcttggTAAGCAAGAATTAAATGTAGTTAGATGCTACACGATGAGTGgaaaaaaagagtcaaaatcCACTGAAATATGTAGTTGCTTGGCGAGAGAAGATGAAAAAGTTCTGTTTCAAGAGGAAGACCACTGAGTGAAAGTTCATGAGGATAGTGCATCATTATAAATTAGATTGCAGGCCAAAGTTCTAATAGAAAGTGTATTCTTACAGTCCAGGATTGATCTCGTGTGGTTCTCGAACTTTTTTTTCTACTGTCATATAATTATCCACTCTTGTTGGGATAGAAATCTATGGAAAAATTGCCAGTTGAGAGTTGGGCTGAGATTTTAAAGGCTGAGCCACAATCATCTTTATGCGTTCTTACTGTTTGAGAAAGTCATTTTTTAGTGTATAGATCTGACACTTAGCATACTGATCTCTCTTGTTATTGTTGCCTTATTTTCTTGTCATTCTCGTTTTAAACCTTCTCTCTATTTTCTTGCAGCAACATGCCCTTCTTGTAGCCATGGGAGGGCTCTTTTCTCACAGGTGCAGATCCGGTCAGCTGATGAGCCGGCTACGACATTCTATCAGTGCTTGAAATGCGAAAAGATGTGGCGTGAGGATTGAGTACATGTTATTTCCCTCTTTCTTATTAGGCCCTGTCATCTTTAAAACTCTCTTTTTGAGTTTCAAATTTTCAGTTTCCTAAGTTGTAATCCtttttggaaaagaaaacaCAAACTCTTGTTCTTCCGAGACAGAAGGGAATACCATAAACAATAGATTAACACTGCTTTCGGATCCAATTTTGTTCATGTTACACTTGAATCTTTGTTAGTTGGCATTCTGTAAAAGGAATTTGCTAAAAAAAAATGTGAATCTGTAAAAGTTCAATGCAAGTAATCAATAATCACAGCATCAAAAAGCCTGAAATGTTGCAAGTGCATGCCATTGATCGGTAGCTTACCGACTTTTCTGGCTTGGGCGCTTTGCATGAAATGCTAATTCCGATGAATTACAGTCTTTTGCTGATAGTATGTTAGGCTGTACTGACTGCAGGTCTGCAAAAACTACATATACATTCCGGTTCCAAAGAAAGGTTAGAGAAAAACAGCTTCTGAGTTCTgagaagaaataaatacatcaagcAGGATAACGACTGCCAAAAAAAAGAGCCGCACTCAATGCAAGATGTCTAAATTGATAATATCATAAGTCttaaaaaaggggaaagaagTGACAAAGTCAAACAACAATGAATTACAGAACAGTAGGAAGAAAATTGTACATTCTTTATCACTGTACAACCAACTTTTTCTTTGCCATCCATCTCTTTTTGGTAGCCTCCAATTCTTCATCTCTCATCCTGGAAAGCTCTTGAAACCAATGTCGGTATTGTGCCTCGACTGCATCAAGCTCCAGCTTTAGTTCAACATCTAGATCCTTGTTCGCTATAGACAGCGATGAGCAACTACTTGGCAAGCCCATAAAAGTTGATTCTCTGCTTAAATTGGAGAAAGAGAGTCCTGAAGCCTTCATGAATTCATTAATGGGTATGTACTCTTCAGTACTTCTTTCGTTTCTACTTGAGTTGAACTCATCATCATAAGTATCCTGAAACTGAAAGTCTTCAGATATATATCCACCTAAATCTTTACAGGTTCTAATTATATTCAAGTCGGCATCCTCAGATGGTTTAGCATTCTTAGTGGAAGTCTCCTCAACCAGTATCTCTGAAACAACAGATGCTTGTGACTCTTGATCTTCCAAAAATGAGAGATACTCGTTATCAGAGGAATCTGGGGCTTGTATGACACATTCTCTGAGGCTTGTACTTAGAGCAGATACACTTTCTGTGGCTACTCCCAGAGCTGAATCACTAGTTAGAAACGAATCCCATGGGCAGGGCGTTAAGGTTTTGCAGTTTGCAGAAGCTGAAAACTCAGCACATGGACTTGCAGTTCCACTCGAGAGATAAAACGAGGGCTTCCAACCAGGTAGAAGCTTCGTTATCAAGCAATCAATAAACTCAGCTATGAAGTCAACATCATGGTCTGTTAACTCTAGTTGTTCAATCATCTCAGCTGCAACCGAGTGTGCAGTATCACTATCAAGGTAAAAGTTAAAATCTATGTTCCTGACTCGACCTGCAAAATAGCAGGTAACTTCTGTTTTATTATACATACATCAGAAATAAACTCAATGTTTAAATGTACTACAAGCACTTACCACAAGTATCAGCTATGCGGAAGGTCAATGAAACCGAGTTATCATCATCCTTTTTCCCTTTCAACCTGAATATGCTGTTATTGTGCGTCCTCTGCAACTCCAAAACTGGATAATGAGGACTCTCGCTATTGCTTCCAGTACATGTACTTATGGAAAGCTGCTTATAGTCGGTATCTATGTCCATGGACGAAGGCCCTGACAGAGGTAGGCTTACTGCTTTAGAAATTGGGTTCGGTCGTAGCAGGGGAAGTCGGTTTGGTTCTTTTGGATTCTCTACTTTAAGAAACGGATCCTCCAAAAGCTCCTTAGCAGACAATCTCTCAGATGCTCGAACCAGACATTTCTCAATGAATTCCTTTATTTGTGGATCGGCCACCTTACTCAAGGAAGCTGGTTTAACACCCTGAATGAAATtcaccaaaatatataatagaagttcaCTAAAACcaagaccaaaatgaaaataaaaacataaattccctgtttataaattttgataaaataagcAGTTGCGTGTGGTACTTACAGAGATAACTTTCTTATAGATCTGTGCTGgatttttgcattcattatatGGATACTCGAAAGTAACCATCTCTAACATACACATTCCAAAAGAGTATACATCTATCAGTTCATTATATTCCTCTTCATAGAGCTCTGGAGCCATAAATTCAGGGGTACCTGGTGAACAAAGAAGGGAAAACAAGATATCATTAACCTAGTTAAATCTAATGCAACATTTTGACAAAAAACCATTCCTTTACCGATAACACTCCGAGCAGTTGGCTGCTGCATGACGATCGCCAACCCGAGGTCGCCAATTTTGATTTCTCCATTGTTCCCATTAATAAAAATGTTGTCACACTTTAAATCCCGATGAATAATAGGGGGGACATGACTGTGAAGATACACTAGGCCCCGAAGAATCTGCCTCGCCCAATTCTTTATCGCCTTTGTATCAACGTGTTTATGCTTCTTCCGATATCTGACAGCAAAAAAGACATAAATTTACTTCATACATAACAGGAATTAACCAGAAAGAATTGGAGCTAAAAGGATGCAGCTAAAAGGATGCATACATCCTGAGACTCCCGGATGTGAATAGTTCAGTAATCATGTTAACAGTTTTCTTCTTGTCATCCACCCATGAATTGTGCAACTTGATGATGTTTTCATTCTTCAACGATCTCAAGAGATGAACTTCGGAGTACAGTTTTTCCAAATCTTCCGGTGTCCGCAATACATCGTCGATCCTTACTTGGTTCCAAGCGACTTCTATTCCTTCAACTTCATCGAAGGCCCTATAACTGCAGCAGCATTGTAAACAAAAAAGCCTGAGGTTAAACACTAAACAATCATTCAAACACCATCCATATTGTAGGCAAGACCGGAGGAGATTAAAGAACCATACACTGTCTTAAATGCACCCTTGCCCAACACTTCATCAAACtgtaatacaaaaataaaaatgaaacattaGATATCCTGCTAGCTTGTCTCAAATATgaaacattttatattaaaagagagagaaagagagagagagagagagagagaaagtaCTACATTTGTAAATACAAtagaaaatggtaaaaaaatagACCCATACCCGAATGTAACGACCCGTTGGGTCTCTTTCTACGAAACCTGGTTCTACTTCAGAAGTATAATGCATCCCATTATTGGCTGGCATTTCCAAACCTAACCCAGAATCCATTACTGCTAAGAACCAAATAGCTaccagaaaaaaaataaagacaatttatgttttccaaaattttcaaaaagattCACTTTTTTCCCCTTAAAAAAGTGTGAGAAGGAAGGTAACGACAacgttgttgttgttgatggtggtggtggtggtggcggTGATGATGGTCAGAGAAGGTTTCAGAGGCAATGCAGAAAGAATCGAATGCCGACCGAGGGCGGAACCGGCATTCGATTAGGGCAACAACGACGTCGTTTCGAGGCAATGAACCGCGTTTACAATTCATAACCCCAAGTACCTTGTGCAGCAATCCCCTCATTTCTTTACACCAAACCCATCTTCTCCAAttccatttccttttttttcaaaagtcaAGACAAATTCTCTtccaacaataaaaataaagaagccGAAACCAAAGCaatttgttcctttttttttttcagacagatgtggaaggaaaagaaaagaaaaagtaaagaaatgggGATTGATTGTTGCtaaaaggggaaaaagaaaagccGTTGAGACATTAAAGACTTGTTATGAATTATGAGATTCTGAAAATATCCGAAAATGAAGCTTTGACCAAACACTTGTACGGGTTTAAATTTCTACGGAAAGCTTCAAGACTATCTTTTTTCTTTGTCTGGTCTAACGCCGTTattacttcaatttttattatcaaatccAGTGACCAAAGTTGACGTTTCGCCGCGCCgcttattctattttttttttttgtttggtttttctCTTTAATGGGTAACTGCAACGGCTTCGAGTTTGACTTGTGATAGCACCGCACCGTTCTAAAAGCGATCTATTTTAAACGTTCGTGGGCCGTTGACTGTGGCCCGTGGGTATGAATATTGAGAATTTTAGATTTTACTGtgcttaataaattatttgaccaactttaaaaaaatcaatttagtcttcatttaatttttttagcatttgaatttatatgatttgtccaaatgaatgaaaaattaatatttgtttactTCGTTAATATTGTATCTACATAACAATCCATGTGGATGtcacatcaataattaattatttttataaaaatttaaaaaataatttttatttttaatatttttatgattaattaattgttgaagtGACATACATGTGAATGCCATATCAACAAAATTAAGAGTTTGCAAATTTCGggtaaaatcaaattaattcgATCGGTTCAGTTAATAAGTTTTTAGAACTTCGGTTAACTGTTAATTCGGTTCAAAATCGATTAATTAAtcgaaaatttatattttatatacattttacatctattaaatttggttaattcggttaattttttatatatatatattttatacttgttttaaccaaaaaataaaaaatataaatttcggttagttcggttaaccgatcgaattaaccaaaaaagttcagttcggttaattttttttgaaaaatttcggTTCAGTTAACAGTTACGGGTTCAAGAAGGttagttaattcggttaatggtAGTTCGGATAGGTTAACCGATTGAACACCCCTAAATAAGATTAAGAAACGTTaaattttccatcaattttggagtgatttgacaaataacaCATGTTCAAAAACTAAAGAGGCgaacaattaaattaatggctaaaatgattttttttgtaaaattggaaggccaaataagtcattatgccaTTAGAGTATAAAACATTAAGAAAAAGATAGTGTTTATTATATTGCCAATGGATTTTTTAGACTCTAAAAGCAAGACTAATGTGATGACAAATGTCTTGtaaggtatagtaaaatatttgaaaaaaataaatatatgagaaaaagatacatgatattttttaagattatttatgaaaaaatatactATCAATGAGGGGTGAGCGTTcaatcaaatcgaatcgaatcgaatgaaaaattttttgagttaatcgagttggcgaatcctattttatcatcctaactccatttgaaattttctcgaatcaagtcgagtgagatgaaattcgaattgaatatatttgttcgagttaaattaaaaaaaatattttaagtccTTGTAATCATGGTCACccaccgtaatcaaatttgttattaactttaatcccctaataatttatttattaatattttatatacggGTTAACTTCgttgcttgcttagttgcttcaattatcttttgattcttatcactatgtattttgtaatgaaaaaatatattaaatataaaaatgtgatttttaataaaattatattaaagataaaatgtgaatttgatacaattataaaattttaacacgaatattttatggcatcatcaataattcaattttaacaaaaatttataaagattcaatatgattaaacaattcaacaaataaatagtacaaaatgtgaaatttaatttaataatataaatagtagatataaataaaattattatttaggttTAGGAAATTtgtttggatgattttaattttctatttggGGTAAAGGGTGATAAGTAAAAGtttaaagggaaaataaaaattttggggttgagagagtaaatttttttttagggGGGGATGGGTTTAGGGTAGAGGGAGTGGgatgggaggggagtaaaagttatAGGGGGGAAGTGGGaggaagtaaaaattttgagaggaaaGTGAAAAGGTTTgagagtttggggtaaaaatgtaaaatattatagtttaatattcggtttattcgaattatttgagttattcaaattcgGAAACCAAATtcttcgaactcgaaattcgaaaaaaaattcgagttgacttgaataactcgatttattcgaataactcgattcgtttaattcaaaattcaaattttttttttaatttttcgagtcgaatagagttttactcacccctattatcaatataccaaatattaacCATTAAAAATACGTATTAAATTAAGATTACACTATCCTATAAGTtattcaaattaagttttttttatcatccaattattaaaaaagatacatgatatattttttaatatttttcttttaactgcTGCTAAAAATTG
The Gossypium raimondii isolate GPD5lz chromosome 8, ASM2569854v1, whole genome shotgun sequence DNA segment above includes these coding regions:
- the LOC105791524 gene encoding DNA-directed RNA polymerase III subunit RPC10 isoform X2, whose protein sequence is MEFCPTCGNMLQYELPHMGRPSRFFCPTCPYVCHLENKVKIKRRQHLVKKEIEPVFNKEDMKMGGSETDGKLIFLFLKQHALLVAMGGLFSHRCRSGQLMSRLRHSISA
- the LOC105791523 gene encoding probable serine/threonine-protein kinase WNK10 encodes the protein MDSGLGLEMPANNGMHYTSEVEPGFVERDPTGRYIRFDEVLGKGAFKTVYRAFDEVEGIEVAWNQVRIDDVLRTPEDLEKLYSEVHLLRSLKNENIIKLHNSWVDDKKKTVNMITELFTSGSLRIYRKKHKHVDTKAIKNWARQILRGLVYLHSHVPPIIHRDLKCDNIFINGNNGEIKIGDLGLAIVMQQPTARSVIGTPEFMAPELYEEEYNELIDVYSFGMCMLEMVTFEYPYNECKNPAQIYKKVISGVKPASLSKVADPQIKEFIEKCLVRASERLSAKELLEDPFLKVENPKEPNRLPLLRPNPISKAVSLPLSGPSSMDIDTDYKQLSISTCTGSNSESPHYPVLELQRTHNNSIFRLKGKKDDDNSVSLTFRIADTCGRVRNIDFNFYLDSDTAHSVAAEMIEQLELTDHDVDFIAEFIDCLITKLLPGWKPSFYLSSGTASPCAEFSASANCKTLTPCPWDSFLTSDSALGVATESVSALSTSLRECVIQAPDSSDNEYLSFLEDQESQASVVSEILVEETSTKNAKPSEDADLNIIRTCKDLGGYISEDFQFQDTYDDEFNSSRNERSTEEYIPINEFMKASGLSFSNLSRESTFMGLPSSCSSLSIANKDLDVELKLELDAVEAQYRHWFQELSRMRDEELEATKKRWMAKKKLVVQ
- the LOC105791524 gene encoding DNA-directed RNA polymerase III subunit RPC10 isoform X1, which gives rise to MEFCPTCGNMLQYELPHMGRPSRFFCPTCPYVCHLENKVKIKRRQHLVKKEIEPVFNKEDMKMGGSETDATCPSCSHGRALFSQVQIRSADEPATTFYQCLKCEKMWRED